Part of the Paenibacillus aurantius genome, ATCGAGGCGGGAGCTTCCCGGCTCGGAACGAGCTCGGGTGTAGCCATTGTGAGCGGCGTTAAGGGCATCGGCGAGTATTGATCAGGCGGGCCGGATTTTTTTGAGAACCGGCAAGTAGCATAATGGAAGTGCCGCAAGGGAGCAGACGATGTTGAACACCGTCTGGGCGTGGGCGATTTGGGCGGCCGGCGATTCCGAGAACCAGGCCGTCGCCGTGGTTAGAGCAGGCAGAAGCGGGTAGAACAACAGCGCTCCGCCCAGGTTCAGCAGCACATGCGACCACGCGACGTAGCCGCCGTAGCGGCTTCCGCCGATGCTCGCGATCACGGCCGTGGCGCACGTGCCCACGTTCGCGCCGATGACGATCGCGATGCCGAGCTCCGGCGGAATCGCCTGCGCGGCGGCCAGGCTCATCGCCATAGCGATTGTGGCGGCGCTGCTGTGGATCAGCGCCGTCACGGCCGCGCCTGCGGCGATGCCCCACAGCCGGCTCTCCTGCGAGCGCTGGACGAGCCATGCCAGAAGGCCCCGGGCTTTCAGCTCGGGGACGATCGACTGCATGACGTCCATGCCGAGCAGGAGACAGGCGAAGCCGGCGGCGGCAAGCGCGCCCGCGCGCAGATGCGGCGCCCAGTCGAGGCGCGCCGGCACGAGCCCGGCGGACGCCCAGACGGCCGCCGCGGCGAAGAGCAGCGGCACGCCGTACTGCTGCAGGCTGAGGCCGAGCAGCTCGGTGGTGATGCACGTGCCGATGTTGCTGCCGAGGATGATGCCGAGCGTCTGCGGGAAGGCCAGCAGCCCGCTGTTCACGAGGCCGATGGTCAGGACCGTTACCGCCGTGCTGCTCTGCAGGACGGCGGTAAGGGCGGTGGAGGCCAGCAGGCCGCGGGCGGGGGTCTGGGTAAACCGTTCCAGCACGGTTTGGAGCAGGGAGCCGGCCCAGCGGTGGAGCGCGAACTCCATTCCTTTCATGCCGAGCATAAACATGGCGAAACCCGCGGCGAGCGGGAGGACGATGGCATGCAGCATGGGAAGCTTGTCTCCTTTTAGATGAAATGGTAAACGAGAAGCTTCGCCGCTCCTTGCGGTTTAAGAGTGCGCAGGGGACGGGCGGAATGAATCCATAAGCGGGCAGGCGGGGCTTGGTCAATTCATGTATATGCCCGGCCTGCCTTCAGAATGAACAGGAGTGGAAAAGTTGGCAGCCGTATATTTGCAACGCAGCCGCAAGATTACCCAGCTCGGAGGAGCCTATGGCTCCAAGCTGAACGCCGAGGCCGTATGGGGGGCACAGAAGCATCCGCGCAGCCGGATCGAGCTCGGGCACCCCTGGGTTTACCGCAGTGAAGTGGAACGGGTCGAAGGGGACCCGGCTCCGGGCTCCGTCGTTCCGGTCTACAGTCACCAGGGGCAGTTTCTTGCCTCGGGGTATTACAACCCTGATTCGCAGATGATCGTCCGCATTGTGGACCATCAGCCGCTCACGGAAATGGACCGGGCCTTTTTCGTCTCCCGATTCCAGGACTGTCGGAGGCACCGCAGCCGGTTTCTTCCCAACCAGAGCTCTTACCGGGCGGTTTACGGGGAAGCGGATTTCCTTCCGGGACTCATTGTGGACAAAATCTCCGACGTGCTGGTCGTCCAGCTTCTCACCTTGGGAATGGACCGCTGCCGGGATGTTATCGTGGAAGCGTTGGTGGAGGTCTTTGAGCCGTCCGGCATCTACGAGCGCAGCGATGTGCCCATTCGGGAACTGGAGGGACTGGAGCAGCGAAAAGGTCCCCTGTACGGGCAGTGCCCGGAGAGGGTCGTTATCGAGGAGAACGGCCTTCAGTTGGAGGTCGATATCCGGGAAGGCCAGAAGACGGGCTATTTCTTCGACCAGAGGGAGAACCGGGCCGCCATCGAACCGCTCATGAAAGGATGGGGGGGGCGCAGCGGCATCCGGCTGGAGGAAAGAACCGGGGAAGACGGGATCGCGAAGACCGTTCCGGTCAACGCCAACGGAAAGCCGGTAAGCTATCCCTTTTGGGACGGGGCGACC contains:
- a CDS encoding Na/Pi cotransporter family protein, whose amino-acid sequence is MLHAIVLPLAAGFAMFMLGMKGMEFALHRWAGSLLQTVLERFTQTPARGLLASTALTAVLQSSTAVTVLTIGLVNSGLLAFPQTLGIILGSNIGTCITTELLGLSLQQYGVPLLFAAAAVWASAGLVPARLDWAPHLRAGALAAAGFACLLLGMDVMQSIVPELKARGLLAWLVQRSQESRLWGIAAGAAVTALIHSSAATIAMAMSLAAAQAIPPELGIAIVIGANVGTCATAVIASIGGSRYGGYVAWSHVLLNLGGALLFYPLLPALTTATAWFSESPAAQIAHAQTVFNIVCSLAALPLCYLPVLKKIRPA
- a CDS encoding class I SAM-dependent rRNA methyltransferase, with the protein product MNAEAVWGAQKHPRSRIELGHPWVYRSEVERVEGDPAPGSVVPVYSHQGQFLASGYYNPDSQMIVRIVDHQPLTEMDRAFFVSRFQDCRRHRSRFLPNQSSYRAVYGEADFLPGLIVDKISDVLVVQLLTLGMDRCRDVIVEALVEVFEPSGIYERSDVPIRELEGLEQRKGPLYGQCPERVVIEENGLQLEVDIREGQKTGYFFDQRENRAAIEPLMKGWGGRSGIRLEERTGEDGIAKTVPVNANGKPVSYPFWDGATVLECFSHTGSFTLHACQYGAKRVTCLDISEHAVESARANVERNGFLDRVEFVVADAFQYLRDQVKGSEQRKERADAGQKKVDTSKPLEEGGRTWDVVILDPPAFAKTRSAVEGACRGYKDINLHGLKLVNEGGYLVTASCSYHMKPELFLETVHAAAADAGKILRLIEFRGAGKDHPRILGVDEGHYLKFAIFEVRSRQA